Proteins from one Bactrocera neohumeralis isolate Rockhampton chromosome 3, APGP_CSIRO_Bneo_wtdbg2-racon-allhic-juicebox.fasta_v2, whole genome shotgun sequence genomic window:
- the LOC126752019 gene encoding RIP-like protein — MSLEIPSNPVYHTSVEQKLHSKNAAKVYRYGSPKIRDQLRDKCRMRVREARQANFTKRRLAIVTEEFDLDKLLREEVANLESDLRLQEEIFKELRDEMNEWFVQELEAEEISLINAADEDANNNSVICPICQQCNLSHAVAKEKEETNIFKCTCGVSFNNAANPLALRQILHSQIDVHEQNCDVNLTFYLEPQSAYDVENDASVNSLCAICDKCDYFYSF, encoded by the exons ATGTCTTTGGAAATTCCTTCAAATCCTGTTTATCATACAAGTGTGGAACAGAAGCTTCATTCGAAAAATGCCGCCAAAGTATATCGCTATGGTTCGCCAAAAATTCGTGACCAATTGCGTGAT AAATGTCGCATGCGGGTGCGTGAAGCTAGGCAGGCAAACTTCACCAAACGGCGTTTAGCAATTGTAACAGAAGAG TTCGACCTTGATAAGCTGTTGCGAGAAGAAGTTGCTAACTTGGAAAGCGACTTGCGTTTGcaagaagaaattttcaaagaacTGCGCGATGAAATGAATGAATGGTTTGTACAGGAATTGGAAGCAGAAGAAATATCGCTAATAAATGCCGCCGATGAAGATGCAAATAACAATTCTGTTATTTGTCCCATTTGCCAACAATGCAATCTTTCCCATGCAGTCGCAAAAGAGAAAGAAGAAACTAATATTTTCAAGTGCACTTGTGGAGTGAG TTTTAATAATGCGGCTAATCCTTTGGCCCTACGACAAATATTACATTCACAAATAGATGTGCATGAGCAAAATTGTGATGTCAATCTCACCTTCTATTTGGAGCCGCAAAGCGCATATGATGTAGAAAATGATGCAAGTGTCAACAGTCTTTGTGCTATTTGTGATAAATGTGATTACTTTTATAGCTTCTAA
- the LOC126753879 gene encoding 60S ribosomal protein L7 gives MTATAAAKKPEAKGKSAKKLPAVPESKLKFSKKQVSKRAVLIKRKLKRTAVIALRKRENLVRAEKYQAEYLRADRREIKLRRLAKKRGQFYVPAESKLAFVIRIRGINKVAPKVRKVLQLFRLRQINNGVFIKLNKATINMLRIAEPYITWGYPNLKSVRELVYKRGFVKHNRQRVPITDNFVIERKLRKAHDIQCVEDLVHEIFTVGPHFKKASNFLWPFKLNTPTGGWRKKANHYVEGGDFGNREDKINKLLRKMV, from the exons ATGACTGCCACCGCAGCCGCCAAAAAGCCCGAAGCAAAGGGCAAATCTGCCAAGAAGTTACCCGCTGTCCCCGAGTCGAAGCTGAAGTTCAGCAAGAAACAAGTCAGCAAACGTGCTGTCTTGATCAAGCGTAAATTGAAGCGTACTGCTGTCATTGCGCTACGCAAACGTGAAAACTTGGTTCGTGCCGAGAAATACCAAGCCGAATATCTGCGTGCTGACCGTCGTGAGATCAAGTTGCGCCGTTTGGCCAAGAAACGCGGTCAATTCTACGTGCCTGCTGAATCCAAATTGGCTTTTGTTATCCGTATTCGTGG TATCAACAAAGTTGCCCCCAAAGTGCGTAAAGTTTTGCAGTTGTTCCGTCTGCGCCAGATTAACAATGGTGTTTTCATCAAATTGAACAAAGCCACCATTAATATGTTGCGCATTGCTGAACCCTACATTACATGGGGATACCCAAATCTGAAATCTGTCCGCGAATTGGTCTACAAACGTGGTTTCGTCAAGCACAACCGTCAACGTGTTCCAATCACCGACAACTTCGTGATTGAACGTAAATTGCGTAAAGCACATGACATTCAGTGCGTTGAGGATTTGGTACATGAAATCTTCACCGTTGGACCACACTTCAAGAAAGCCTCAAACTTCTTATGGCCATTCAAACTGAACACTCCAACCGGTGGATGGCGCAAGAAGGCCAATCACTACGTTGAGGGTGGTGATTTCGGTAACCGTGAGGACAAAATCAACAAATTGCTGCGCAAGAtggtttaa
- the LOC126753880 gene encoding MAPK regulated corepressor interacting protein 2 encodes MDRNNGSNRYTPIRRAGQQQHQSNSLSSLSSSNNNQHQQHLDNHRNNSSQYSTTNHSAYSPQSSMSREPLTQHDELIRYIREAWTKVNEQNTPVNYCNESDHQLKNFKPFNLEEYWDQRHFQNIRVSHGQQ; translated from the exons CTCTAATCGCTACACACCAATCCGGCGCGCAGGCCAGCAACAACATCAATCAAATTCGTTATCATCACTTTCATCATCGAATAATaatcaacatcaacaacatttaGATAATCATCGCAATAATTCGTCACAATATTCAACGACCAATCATAGCGCATATTCACCACAATCATCAATGTCCCGCGAACCGCTCACACAACATGACGAACTGATTCGATATATCAGGGAAGCATGGACAAag GTAAATGAACAGAATACGCCCGTAAATTACTGTAATGAGTCGGATCAtcaactaaaaaatttcaaaccttTTAATTTGGAGGAGTACTGGGACCAACggcattttcaaaatattcgtGTATCACATGGACAACAATAA